A part of Desulfobacter sp. genomic DNA contains:
- a CDS encoding hydrogenase iron-sulfur subunit, translated as MRLKIPTSFRIIRLPCTGKLDLIHVLRAFEKGADGVFCVGCMEGDCHFNQGNFRARKRIEQAARLLDTVGVGGDRVRMYNLSSGEGPLFAQYATEMVEHIREMGPSPIRLQKQKTASSAAA; from the coding sequence ATGAGACTGAAGATTCCCACAAGCTTTAGAATTATCCGTCTTCCCTGTACCGGTAAGCTGGACCTGATTCATGTACTCCGGGCCTTTGAAAAAGGCGCCGACGGTGTCTTCTGCGTCGGATGCATGGAAGGGGACTGTCACTTCAACCAGGGCAATTTCAGGGCCCGCAAGCGAATTGAGCAGGCGGCCCGGCTGCTGGACACGGTCGGCGTGGGCGGAGACCGGGTGAGAATGTACAACCTCTCCTCCGGCGAAGGACCGCTCTTTGCCCAGTATGCCACGGAAATGGTGGAACACATAAGGGAAATGGGGCCCAGCCCCATCCGGCTGCAAAAGCAGAAAACGGCCAGCAGTGCGGCCGCTTGA
- a CDS encoding FAD-dependent oxidoreductase, with protein sequence MTREVTSQKDLAGAVMVLGGGIAGMQSAIDLANSGYYVYLVEKSYAIGGMMARLDKTFPTNDCTMUVISPKLVEVGRHLNIELLTNTELLELDGEQGNFTAKIKERPRYVDLAKCTSCGECAKVCPVETPSEHNQGLAPRKAIFKQYEQAIPGAYGISKRSMAPCKATCPAHVSIQGFIALMQQEKYHEALKLFKQEHPFPGSCGRVCHHPCESVCTRGDADQPLAIQYLHRYLADLDFEGEDPWIPEVPEKRDEKVAIVGSGPAGLTTAYYLAQKGYGVTVFEKLPVKGGMMAVGIPEYRLPKAELEKEIAVIEKLGVDIKTGVAFGTDITLDSLKSDGYSAVFMATGLHGSRGLGVKGEDLDGVLKGTEFLRNAAMGNGEKLSGKTVVIGGGNVAVDVALTARRLGSDDVTMVCLEKRDEMPAWDYEIEEALEEGVKIVNSLGPIGFHGTGGKVEEVAFQECTAVFDENGRFNPQFDDCKLTSHDADNVIVAIGQMGETDFADKEGIRLTPPGGYEADPVTLQTPIDWVFAGGDAYYGPKSVVDAIASGKEAAESIDRFINGKNLKAGREKNYDFEKPEIIDVPKLDRVKPEHVPVAGREGNFVEVTQGLVKELVDQEAARCLSCGICSECYQCVEACLAGAIDHEQQPVVRDVSVGAVIMTTGATTFDPSGMSDTYMYHRSKNVMTSLEFERILSAGGPTMGHLVRPSDEKEPEKIAWLQCIGSRDTNRCGNGYCSSVCCMYAIKDAMIAKEHSEKDLDAAIFNMDMRAFGKDYEKYYNRAAEQDGVRFVKSRIHSVTEEPGTDNLVLKYADEAGQMQEEIFDMVILSVGLTIPEESKALASRIGVNLDKYGFVQTATFNPLETSRPGVYVSGSFQSPKDIPSSVTEASGSAGAAGIHLAPARHTLTKTVTMPEERDVLGEEPRVGVFVCRCGINIAGIIDVDAIENYAKSLPNVVYTGENLFTCSQDTQVTIKEVIDEHKLNRVVVASCTPKTHEGIFMDTLEEAGLNKYLFEMANIRNQDSWMHFHEPEQATAKAKDLIRMAVARVSTLGPLHDKRISIIDKALVIGGGIAGMTAARGLADQGFHVTLLEKEDRLGGLGNRLHHTIEGDDIQAFVKDLISTMENHDKIDVLKQALVVGFGGYKGNFKTEVLVGPAMKEVKIDHGVMIVATGANEYKPKEFLYNESDNVVTQLELADLIEEGRADNLDRVVMIQCVGSRNEENPNCSRICCQNAVKNAIALKERNPETDVFILYRDMRMYSMMEEFYTQARNLGVIFSRFDRDDPPQVAQADEGLTVTFRDHVLGRHIEASCDMVALSAGVKASDTEELSTIIKTQRNPEGFFMEAHVKLRPVDAATEGVFICGTAHGPKLITETVSQAMAAASRATTFLAQDYLTLSAVVAEVDQSHCASCLVCVRSCPYHVPVINEEGVSYIDPALCQGCGVCASECPAKTIKLNWYEDESLLSKVESLLEGVI encoded by the coding sequence ATGACTCGAGAGGTAACATCACAGAAGGATCTGGCAGGAGCCGTAATGGTGCTGGGCGGGGGCATTGCAGGGATGCAGTCCGCCATCGACCTGGCCAATTCCGGCTATTATGTCTATCTGGTTGAAAAATCTTACGCCATCGGCGGCATGATGGCCCGGCTGGATAAGACATTTCCGACCAACGACTGCACCATGTGAGTAATCTCACCCAAACTGGTCGAGGTCGGCCGGCATCTGAACATCGAATTGTTGACAAACACAGAACTTTTGGAACTGGACGGAGAGCAGGGGAACTTTACGGCCAAGATAAAAGAGCGTCCGCGTTATGTCGATCTTGCAAAATGTACCTCCTGCGGGGAATGCGCCAAGGTGTGTCCGGTGGAAACTCCCAGCGAACACAACCAGGGGCTGGCACCCCGGAAAGCCATTTTTAAACAATATGAACAGGCCATCCCAGGCGCCTATGGAATCTCCAAACGATCCATGGCACCGTGTAAGGCCACATGTCCCGCCCATGTCTCCATCCAGGGATTTATCGCCCTGATGCAGCAGGAAAAATACCATGAGGCCTTGAAGCTATTCAAGCAGGAGCATCCCTTTCCGGGCTCCTGCGGCAGGGTCTGCCACCATCCCTGTGAATCCGTATGTACCCGGGGGGATGCGGACCAGCCGCTGGCCATCCAATACCTTCACAGGTATCTTGCGGATCTGGATTTTGAAGGGGAGGATCCCTGGATTCCTGAAGTACCGGAAAAACGGGACGAAAAAGTCGCCATTGTCGGCTCCGGCCCGGCCGGACTCACCACCGCCTATTACCTGGCCCAGAAGGGGTACGGGGTGACGGTATTTGAAAAATTGCCCGTCAAGGGCGGGATGATGGCCGTGGGCATTCCCGAATACCGTCTGCCCAAGGCGGAGCTGGAAAAGGAAATCGCCGTCATAGAAAAGCTGGGGGTTGATATTAAGACCGGGGTGGCATTCGGAACGGACATCACCCTGGACAGCCTTAAATCCGACGGATATTCTGCTGTTTTCATGGCCACAGGCCTCCACGGGTCCAGGGGGCTGGGCGTCAAGGGTGAAGATCTGGACGGCGTGCTGAAAGGCACTGAATTTTTGAGAAACGCCGCCATGGGCAACGGTGAAAAACTCTCCGGCAAAACCGTGGTTATCGGCGGAGGCAACGTGGCTGTGGACGTGGCCCTTACCGCAAGGCGGCTGGGCTCGGACGATGTCACCATGGTCTGCCTGGAAAAGCGGGACGAGATGCCGGCCTGGGATTACGAAATCGAAGAGGCCCTGGAAGAAGGAGTGAAAATCGTCAACTCTTTGGGCCCCATAGGGTTCCACGGCACCGGCGGCAAAGTCGAAGAAGTCGCCTTCCAGGAATGTACTGCCGTATTCGACGAAAACGGCCGGTTTAACCCACAGTTCGACGACTGCAAGCTCACCTCCCACGACGCAGATAATGTCATCGTGGCCATCGGCCAGATGGGGGAAACGGATTTCGCGGACAAGGAAGGAATCCGCCTGACCCCGCCCGGCGGATACGAGGCCGATCCCGTGACCCTTCAGACCCCCATTGACTGGGTGTTTGCCGGCGGCGACGCCTATTACGGCCCCAAATCCGTGGTGGATGCCATTGCCTCGGGCAAGGAGGCGGCGGAATCCATTGACCGGTTCATCAACGGCAAGAACCTGAAAGCGGGCCGGGAAAAGAACTATGATTTTGAAAAACCGGAGATCATTGATGTACCCAAACTTGACCGGGTAAAACCCGAACATGTCCCCGTGGCGGGCAGGGAAGGCAACTTTGTGGAAGTCACCCAGGGCCTGGTTAAGGAACTGGTGGACCAGGAAGCGGCACGATGCCTTTCCTGCGGCATCTGTTCCGAGTGCTACCAGTGTGTGGAGGCCTGTCTGGCCGGGGCCATCGACCACGAGCAGCAACCCGTGGTCAGGGATGTCAGCGTGGGCGCGGTGATAATGACCACCGGCGCCACCACCTTTGATCCCTCCGGCATGTCTGATACCTATATGTACCACCGGTCCAAGAATGTGATGACCTCTCTGGAATTTGAGCGGATCCTCTCCGCCGGCGGTCCCACCATGGGACATCTGGTGCGGCCCTCGGACGAAAAAGAGCCGGAAAAAATCGCCTGGCTCCAGTGTATCGGTTCCAGGGACACCAACCGCTGCGGCAATGGGTATTGTTCCTCGGTCTGCTGCATGTATGCCATCAAGGATGCCATGATCGCCAAGGAACATTCGGAAAAAGACCTGGATGCGGCCATCTTCAATATGGATATGCGGGCCTTTGGAAAGGATTATGAAAAATACTACAACCGTGCCGCAGAACAGGACGGGGTGCGGTTCGTAAAATCCCGGATTCATTCGGTGACCGAGGAGCCGGGCACGGACAACCTGGTCCTCAAGTATGCCGATGAAGCGGGACAGATGCAGGAAGAGATTTTTGACATGGTTATCCTTTCGGTGGGGCTCACCATTCCCGAAGAGAGCAAGGCCCTTGCCTCCCGCATCGGTGTGAACCTGGACAAATACGGGTTTGTCCAGACCGCCACATTCAATCCCCTTGAAACCTCAAGGCCGGGAGTCTATGTCTCCGGCTCCTTCCAGAGCCCCAAGGATATCCCCTCCTCGGTGACCGAGGCGTCGGGATCCGCCGGTGCCGCCGGTATCCACCTGGCCCCGGCCCGCCACACACTGACCAAAACCGTGACCATGCCCGAAGAACGGGATGTCCTGGGTGAAGAACCCAGGGTCGGTGTTTTTGTCTGTCGCTGCGGCATCAATATTGCCGGCATCATTGATGTGGATGCCATTGAGAATTACGCCAAAAGCCTGCCCAATGTGGTCTACACCGGCGAGAACCTTTTTACCTGTTCCCAGGATACCCAGGTGACCATCAAGGAGGTGATCGACGAGCATAAACTCAACCGGGTGGTGGTGGCCTCCTGCACCCCCAAGACCCATGAGGGCATTTTCATGGATACCCTGGAGGAGGCCGGGCTCAATAAATACCTCTTTGAGATGGCCAATATCCGGAACCAGGATTCATGGATGCACTTCCACGAACCTGAGCAGGCCACAGCCAAGGCCAAGGACCTCATCCGCATGGCCGTGGCCAGGGTCTCCACCCTGGGGCCGCTGCACGATAAACGGATTTCCATCATTGACAAGGCCCTGGTCATCGGCGGCGGCATCGCCGGCATGACGGCGGCAAGGGGCCTGGCCGATCAGGGGTTCCATGTGACCCTCCTGGAAAAGGAAGACCGCTTAGGGGGACTTGGCAACCGGCTCCACCACACCATTGAGGGGGACGACATCCAGGCCTTTGTCAAGGATCTGATCAGCACCATGGAAAACCACGATAAGATTGACGTGCTTAAACAGGCCCTGGTGGTGGGATTCGGCGGCTACAAGGGCAACTTTAAAACCGAGGTTCTGGTGGGACCCGCCATGAAAGAGGTGAAAATAGACCACGGTGTCATGATCGTGGCCACCGGCGCCAACGAGTATAAACCCAAGGAGTTCCTCTACAACGAGAGCGATAATGTGGTCACCCAGCTGGAACTGGCCGATCTCATCGAAGAGGGCAGGGCCGACAACCTGGACCGGGTGGTGATGATCCAATGCGTGGGATCCCGGAACGAGGAAAATCCCAACTGCTCAAGGATCTGTTGCCAGAATGCGGTGAAGAACGCCATCGCCCTCAAGGAAAGAAACCCTGAGACGGATGTATTTATTCTTTACCGGGATATGCGGATGTATTCCATGATGGAAGAGTTCTACACCCAGGCACGGAACTTGGGGGTGATCTTCTCCCGGTTTGACCGGGATGATCCGCCCCAGGTGGCCCAGGCCGACGAAGGCCTCACCGTGACCTTCAGGGACCATGTCCTGGGCCGGCACATAGAGGCCTCCTGCGATATGGTGGCGCTGAGTGCCGGGGTGAAAGCCTCGGACACCGAGGAACTTTCCACCATTATCAAGACCCAGCGGAACCCCGAGGGCTTTTTCATGGAAGCCCATGTCAAGCTGCGGCCCGTGGATGCCGCCACTGAAGGGGTGTTCATCTGCGGCACGGCCCACGGTCCCAAGCTCATCACCGAGACCGTGTCCCAGGCCATGGCCGCGGCCTCCCGTGCCACCACCTTCCTGGCCCAGGATTACTTGACCCTGTCGGCGGTGGTGGCGGAAGTGGACCAGTCCCATTGCGCATCCTGCCTGGTCTGCGTCAGGTCCTGTCCCTACCATGTGCCGGTGATCAATGAGGAAGGGGTCTCCTATATCGACCCGGCGCTCTGCCAGGGCTGCGGGGTCTGCGCCTCGGAATGTCCGGCCAAAACCATAAAATTGAACTGGTATGAAGACGAATCATTGCTCAGCAAGGTGGAATCCCTGCTGGAGGGGGTAATATGA
- a CDS encoding methylenetetrahydrofolate reductase C-terminal domain-containing protein, producing MIIAEKKPIEEIIEEVKGYDRLLILGCNECVTVCEAGGKKEVEVLASALRMYFITQGNEKVIDERTLERQCDHEYLEEIRSSIDDYDAVVSLACGVGVQFTAEKYLTTPILPGVNTVCLGANEDRGLWTERCQACGSCILARTGGICPVSRCAKRVLNGPCGGSTNGKCELGKDTDCAWQLIVDRLKALGKMDDYEVVTPIKDWSTDRAGGPRTVTREDVKI from the coding sequence ATGATAATAGCAGAGAAAAAACCCATTGAAGAGATCATTGAAGAGGTGAAGGGCTATGACCGCCTTCTCATCCTCGGGTGCAACGAATGCGTCACCGTGTGCGAGGCCGGGGGCAAAAAGGAAGTGGAGGTGCTTGCATCTGCCCTGCGCATGTATTTCATCACCCAGGGCAATGAAAAAGTGATTGATGAGCGGACCCTTGAACGCCAGTGCGACCATGAATACTTAGAAGAAATCCGGAGCAGTATTGACGATTACGATGCGGTGGTTTCCCTGGCCTGCGGGGTGGGGGTTCAGTTTACCGCAGAAAAATACCTGACCACCCCCATTCTGCCCGGGGTGAACACCGTCTGCCTTGGGGCCAATGAAGACCGGGGGCTGTGGACCGAACGATGCCAGGCCTGCGGCTCCTGTATCCTGGCGAGAACCGGCGGCATCTGCCCGGTGTCCAGGTGCGCCAAACGGGTGCTCAACGGCCCCTGCGGCGGTTCCACCAACGGCAAATGCGAGCTGGGCAAGGATACGGACTGCGCATGGCAGCTCATCGTCGACCGGCTAAAGGCGCTGGGCAAGATGGATGACTATGAAGTGGTTACCCCTATCAAAGACTGGTCCACCGACAGAGCTGGCGGCCCCAGAACCGTAACCAGGGAGGATGTGAAGATATGA
- a CDS encoding acyl-CoA dehydrogenase yields MAQLIADRRDVDFVLHEQIGTVDHELFEEFNKKTIDLIVSEARNLAVKEILPTFKEGDEIGCTLENGKVTTPDSFKRAWELFCEGEWLGMCDDPEVGGQGMPKTVGCAALEYMVGANSAFMLYYGMTHGAAKLVEAFGDETQKKLYMKKMFAGEWGGTMLLTEPDAGSDVGALTTTATLNDDGTYSIQGTKIFISAGEHDLCDNIIHPVLARIEGSPAGTRGISLFLVPKYKVNEDGSLGEFNNVVCTGLEEKMGIHGNATCTLSLGDKGPAIGTLLGEVNKGMPEMFQMMNEARAFVGLQGFAVASASYMYALDYARNRIQGRNMAAAKGDFSSVAIINHPDVKRQLLNMKSYTEGMRSLHYYYAKCQDIVETTEDEALKAQTAALIEVLTPIVKGYITDKALEVCSHGVQVYGGYGYCSEFPVEQLMRDSRIFMIYEGTNGIQAMDLLGRKLSMNKGDSFAYFINQMKATIEEAKGVEGVEVLADKVAQAVSRLEELAADIGGRSRSDKALNAYAFAHPFLEITGDVTFAWMHLWRAMTAAPKLAKKAGSLDREAVAAKAAKNKDAAFYAGTMASARFFINTLLPATYGKMDAILEGDTCVEDILNVSFGSK; encoded by the coding sequence ATGGCACAGCTTATCGCAGACAGGCGTGACGTGGACTTTGTATTGCACGAACAGATCGGGACAGTTGACCATGAATTGTTTGAGGAATTCAATAAAAAGACCATTGACCTGATTGTTTCCGAAGCCAGGAACCTGGCCGTAAAGGAAATCCTCCCCACCTTCAAGGAAGGGGATGAAATCGGCTGCACCCTGGAAAACGGGAAAGTCACCACTCCGGACTCCTTCAAACGGGCCTGGGAGCTGTTCTGTGAAGGCGAATGGCTGGGCATGTGCGATGATCCCGAGGTGGGGGGCCAGGGCATGCCCAAGACCGTGGGCTGTGCCGCCCTTGAATACATGGTGGGGGCCAACTCCGCCTTCATGCTTTACTACGGGATGACCCACGGGGCCGCCAAACTGGTGGAGGCATTCGGGGACGAGACCCAGAAAAAACTGTACATGAAAAAAATGTTTGCCGGCGAATGGGGCGGGACCATGCTCCTCACCGAACCCGATGCCGGTTCCGATGTGGGGGCGCTGACCACCACGGCCACCCTCAACGATGACGGCACCTATTCCATCCAGGGCACGAAAATATTCATCTCCGCCGGCGAACACGACCTCTGCGACAACATCATTCACCCGGTTCTGGCGCGTATCGAAGGCTCTCCGGCCGGCACCCGAGGCATTTCGCTTTTCCTTGTCCCCAAATACAAGGTCAATGAAGACGGTTCCCTGGGTGAATTCAACAACGTGGTCTGCACCGGCCTGGAAGAAAAAATGGGCATCCACGGCAATGCCACCTGCACCCTGTCCCTGGGAGACAAGGGACCGGCCATCGGCACACTTCTGGGCGAAGTGAACAAGGGCATGCCCGAAATGTTCCAGATGATGAACGAAGCCCGGGCCTTTGTGGGCTTGCAGGGATTTGCCGTGGCTTCCGCCTCCTACATGTACGCCCTGGATTATGCAAGAAACCGCATCCAGGGCCGGAACATGGCGGCGGCCAAAGGCGATTTCAGCAGCGTGGCCATCATCAACCACCCCGACGTGAAGCGGCAGTTGCTCAATATGAAGTCATACACAGAAGGCATGCGTTCCCTCCACTACTATTATGCCAAATGCCAGGACATTGTGGAAACCACCGAAGACGAGGCCCTCAAGGCCCAGACCGCCGCACTCATTGAAGTGCTCACCCCCATCGTCAAGGGCTATATCACCGACAAGGCCCTGGAAGTCTGCTCCCACGGGGTCCAGGTTTACGGCGGCTACGGATACTGCAGTGAATTCCCGGTGGAACAGCTCATGCGGGATTCAAGAATCTTCATGATCTACGAAGGCACCAACGGCATCCAGGCCATGGACCTTCTGGGCAGAAAGCTTTCCATGAACAAGGGCGACAGCTTTGCCTACTTCATTAATCAGATGAAGGCCACCATAGAAGAAGCCAAGGGCGTTGAAGGGGTTGAGGTATTGGCGGACAAGGTGGCCCAGGCCGTTTCCCGCCTGGAAGAACTGGCTGCGGATATCGGCGGCCGGTCAAGGTCCGACAAGGCCCTGAATGCTTATGCCTTTGCCCACCCCTTCCTGGAAATCACAGGGGATGTCACCTTTGCCTGGATGCACCTGTGGCGGGCCATGACCGCCGCACCCAAACTGGCTAAAAAAGCCGGTTCCCTGGACAGGGAGGCCGTTGCCGCCAAGGCCGCCAAAAACAAGGATGCCGCCTTCTACGCCGGCACCATGGCATCGGCCAGATTTTTTATTAATACCCTTTTGCCTGCAACCTATGGTAAGATGGATGCCATCCTGGAAGGGGACACCTGTGTAGAAGATATTCTAAACGTCTCCTTCGGTTCAAAGTAA
- a CDS encoding methylenetetrahydrofolate reductase: MSEVKTESRLEKVMRAGHLGVTSECGPPRGSDPEEVRHKGKLIKDHVDAVNVTDNQTAMTRMSSLAACVHLKLEGLEPVLQMVTRDRNRVALQSDILGAASFNINNMLCLSGDHQSFGDCAQGQNVHDLDSMQLVQTVRYMRDEGKFLGGDDIHRPPKMFVGAAANPFADPFEIRIPRLAKKIACGAEFIQTQCIYNIDKFKEWIRRAVDRGLTEKAFIMAGMTPMKSVGMAKYMKSKVPGMDVPDEIIKRLSGVEKGKQAQEGIDICVEHIQELKEVDGVAGFHVMAIEWEEKVPEIVERAGLYPRPEV, from the coding sequence ATGAGCGAGGTAAAGACTGAAAGCAGGCTGGAAAAGGTGATGAGAGCAGGCCACCTGGGCGTGACGTCGGAATGCGGTCCCCCCAGGGGCAGTGACCCGGAAGAAGTCCGGCACAAGGGCAAACTGATCAAGGACCATGTGGATGCCGTCAACGTGACGGACAACCAGACTGCCATGACCCGCATGTCATCGCTGGCTGCCTGTGTCCACCTCAAACTGGAGGGGCTGGAACCGGTTCTCCAGATGGTGACCCGGGACCGAAACCGTGTGGCGCTCCAAAGCGATATTCTGGGGGCGGCCTCATTTAATATAAACAATATGCTCTGCCTCTCCGGCGACCACCAGAGTTTCGGCGACTGTGCCCAGGGCCAGAACGTCCATGACCTGGATTCCATGCAGCTGGTCCAGACCGTAAGGTATATGCGGGACGAGGGCAAGTTCCTGGGCGGGGATGATATACACCGGCCGCCCAAGATGTTTGTGGGCGCGGCCGCCAATCCCTTTGCCGACCCCTTCGAGATCCGGATCCCGAGACTGGCCAAGAAAATTGCCTGCGGCGCGGAATTTATCCAGACCCAGTGTATCTACAATATAGATAAGTTCAAGGAATGGATCCGCAGGGCCGTGGACCGGGGGCTGACGGAAAAGGCCTTTATCATGGCCGGGATGACCCCCATGAAGTCCGTGGGTATGGCCAAATATATGAAGAGCAAGGTGCCCGGCATGGACGTGCCCGATGAGATCATCAAGCGGCTTTCGGGTGTGGAAAAGGGCAAGCAGGCCCAGGAAGGCATCGACATCTGCGTTGAGCACATCCAGGAACTCAAGGAGGTGGATGGCGTGGCCGGTTTCCATGTCATGGCCATTGAATGGGAAGAAAAAGTACCCGAGATCGTTGAGCGGGCAGGGCTCTATCCCCGGCCCGAAGTATAA
- a CDS encoding MBL fold metallo-hydrolase, giving the protein MRIKCWGSRGSISVSGSQYNRYGGDTTCFEIQSESGEIIIVDAGTGIRRLGKSLVRRKVKESHLLLTHTHWDHIIGIPFFHPMLCKDCRIIVQDRTFDGLNTRAVFGEVMKHPFFPVGLKDYRADIRFDPSLNGRFSIGPITVESIPTSHSKDSLGYKFTENGKTFVFLTDNELGFAHAQSRSLDDYIDFCRDADVLYHDTEYRDEEYDGKKGWGHSSVSQVLDLALRANVGQLGLIHFNQDRIDVQVDEMVEQCRRFFKDKNKPTRCFGVSCDFEISL; this is encoded by the coding sequence ATGCGAATAAAATGTTGGGGATCCAGGGGGTCCATATCCGTATCCGGCAGCCAATATAACCGGTATGGAGGTGATACCACCTGTTTCGAAATCCAGTCGGAATCAGGGGAAATCATCATTGTCGATGCCGGCACCGGTATCCGCCGCCTGGGCAAATCCCTGGTCCGGCGCAAGGTAAAAGAGTCTCACCTGCTGCTGACCCACACCCACTGGGACCACATCATCGGTATTCCTTTTTTTCATCCCATGCTATGCAAGGATTGCCGCATCATCGTCCAGGACCGTACCTTTGACGGCCTCAATACCCGGGCGGTGTTCGGCGAGGTGATGAAACACCCTTTTTTCCCCGTCGGCCTGAAGGATTATCGGGCCGACATCCGGTTTGACCCGTCCTTGAACGGGCGCTTTTCCATCGGTCCCATCACCGTTGAAAGCATCCCCACCTCCCATTCAAAGGACAGCCTGGGGTACAAATTTACGGAGAACGGGAAAACCTTTGTATTCCTTACAGACAACGAACTGGGCTTTGCCCATGCCCAGAGCCGGTCCCTGGACGACTATATTGATTTTTGCAGGGACGCGGATGTCCTATACCACGATACCGAGTATCGGGATGAGGAATACGACGGCAAAAAAGGCTGGGGCCATTCTTCGGTTTCCCAGGTGCTTGATCTCGCCCTGAGGGCCAATGTGGGGCAGCTGGGCCTGATCCATTTCAACCAGGACCGGATCGACGTCCAGGTGGATGAGATGGTGGAGCAATGCCGGCGTTTCTTTAAAGACAAGAATAAACCCACCAGATGTTTCGGAGTTTCCTGCGATTTTGAAATTTCCCTTTAA
- a CDS encoding MFS transporter — MCFFGFSAGIPILLIFSSLSLWLREAGVDRSAVTFFSWAALGYSFKFVWAPLVDQLPIPFLTRRLGRRRAWILTAQAAIMAAIGWMAMIDPAGGQARLHLMAAAAVLLGFSSATQDIAIDAYRIESAGEELQAMMASAYIAGYRVGMVVAGAGALFLADLFGSSKGLYHYPAWQATYWIMAGVMVVGMVTTLVIHEPETGITGAPPLEAGGHARAFLLFILAAGGFVGWFYLTRDAAPWLKSMLGGWMINGHLSGFLVEALRLSGGIATALAIVRGLAAAGLVNREMVRATYIEPVSDFFSRYGIAAAWLILALIGLYRISDIVLGVISNVFYQDLGFTKTQIAGVVKTFGLLMTIAGGFLGGGLTLRYGVMPILFAGALLSALTNLLFVAMAQSGPSIVLLYLVISADNLAAGLASAAFVAFLSSLTNIRFTAIQYAVFSSLMTLIPKVFSGYSGTLVDSLGYSSFFMLTAAMGLPVLVLIVLCGRFLTPAESRRMD, encoded by the coding sequence ATGTGTTTTTTCGGGTTCTCTGCGGGGATTCCCATCCTTTTGATTTTTTCCTCCCTTTCCCTGTGGCTGAGGGAGGCCGGGGTGGACCGGTCTGCGGTGACCTTTTTTTCCTGGGCCGCCCTGGGATATTCCTTTAAATTTGTATGGGCCCCTCTGGTGGATCAGTTGCCCATCCCGTTTTTGACCCGGCGGCTGGGCCGGCGCCGTGCCTGGATCCTGACTGCCCAGGCTGCCATCATGGCGGCCATCGGCTGGATGGCAATGATAGACCCTGCAGGCGGACAGGCCCGCCTCCATCTCATGGCTGCGGCAGCCGTACTGCTGGGATTCTCTTCTGCTACCCAGGATATCGCCATCGACGCCTACCGCATTGAGTCGGCCGGAGAAGAACTCCAGGCCATGATGGCCTCGGCCTATATCGCAGGATATCGGGTGGGAATGGTGGTGGCGGGTGCCGGCGCCCTGTTTCTGGCAGACCTGTTCGGTTCGTCAAAGGGTCTCTACCATTACCCGGCCTGGCAGGCCACCTACTGGATCATGGCCGGCGTCATGGTGGTGGGGATGGTCACCACCCTGGTGATCCATGAGCCGGAAACCGGAATCACCGGTGCGCCGCCATTGGAGGCCGGGGGCCATGCCAGGGCATTTCTGCTTTTTATTCTGGCGGCCGGCGGCTTTGTGGGCTGGTTTTACCTGACCCGGGATGCGGCCCCCTGGCTGAAATCCATGCTGGGCGGCTGGATGATAAACGGGCACCTTTCAGGGTTTCTGGTGGAAGCTTTAAGGCTTTCCGGCGGAATTGCAACGGCCCTGGCCATTGTCCGGGGGCTTGCCGCTGCAGGGCTGGTGAACCGTGAGATGGTCAGAGCGACCTATATCGAACCTGTATCTGATTTTTTCAGCCGCTACGGCATCGCCGCCGCCTGGCTGATTCTGGCACTCATCGGCCTTTACCGGATTTCGGATATCGTTCTGGGGGTAATTTCCAATGTCTTTTACCAGGACCTGGGCTTTACCAAGACCCAGATTGCCGGCGTGGTGAAAACCTTCGGCCTGTTGATGACCATTGCCGGGGGATTCCTCGGGGGCGGCCTGACCTTAAGATACGGCGTCATGCCCATTCTATTTGCCGGGGCCCTGCTGTCGGCCCTGACCAACCTGCTCTTTGTGGCCATGGCCCAGTCCGGGCCCAGCATTGTCCTGCTCTATCTTGTGATTTCTGCGGACAATTTGGCCGCCGGTCTGGCATCGGCGGCCTTTGTGGCCTTTTTGTCCAGCCTGACCAATATCCGGTTTACAGCGATTCAGTATGCCGTGTTTTCTTCGCTGATGACGTTGATCCCCAAAGTGTTCTCAGGATATTCAGGCACCCTGGTGGACAGCCTGGGATACTCCTCTTTTTTCATGCTTACTGCTGCCATGGGGCTGCCTGTACTGGTTCTTATCGTTCTCTGCGGACGCTTTCTCACACCGGCCGAATCACGGCGGATGGATTGA